The nucleotide sequence ttgatcaCAATATGGAAAATGAAGCAAAGTAATTGAACAATACATATCAATATAGTGAGTTTCTGTTTTTTCCATTGATTCCTTACCTATTCCAATTATCTTCAATATCACCTGTTGTTCTCCAACTATTTCCCACACTTTTTGCCCATGTTGCTGGGTCTTCCCATCCCCTATGTTCCACAAAATTATGTAAAGGCTAGTAGAAATTggaataatattattcatgtaTGAGaaacatcatatttaatttcaacTCACCATTCACACATTGAGAAGAAGATTGACCTTCCAGATTTCATTAAGGCTTCACTCATTGGCGGGTACCTATTTAGAAAAATGTATGACATTATATAAGAATTTTCGGTTTCTTATAAAGTATTAAGAATGTAAAAACTATTTACATTTGAAGGGGATTGATTAAATACCTTTCTTTAGGGCTTATACCATTGTTTTCACAATTATCATACTTCAAATAGTCAATTCcctaaagaaaaatttaaatcagTTATTGatttttctcaacaacaaaaaatcatatatttgttAGCACATTAAACTTGTACATAGAATGcaatatgataaaaattaaaacgaCTTTCAAATAATGTaatgtatatattataatacCCAAGAAGCAAATGTTTTAGCATCTTGTTCTTCATGTCCCAGTGATCCAGGCATGCGTTTACTACAAGTAAGAGTTCTGCATAAAAATTGCAAGTGATCAATCACAAATAcctaatcatatatatatatattttagttgaGTAAAGATTATTCATTGTTTTCATACCCAGCATCTGAGTAAATCCCCAACTTTAAACCTTTGTTGTGAACATAATCAGCTAAAGCCTTCATTCCTGAGGGAAATGTTGCAGTATTGGGAACcatatttccctatcattttcaAAGTTAGAACCTTAAAAATATACTATAACTTTACAGTTTTATTAACTtactatttaattttgataattttataaaattaaaaaacaaagcaTGCATACTATTGACTAATAAAGCGAACAAAAGGACATACATTTCCAATATAAATGGGGGATACAATTAATTTATCATGACAAAGAAATATgaatttatcacaaaaaaaaaatgaaaatttaattgTAAACTTTAATCACCTCTGAATCTCGATTGAGCTCGGCCCAACAATCGtctgaaaaaatataaaacaatagCATCGTAAATAGGTTGCTACTAGTAAAATGTGTGTGATGTCTCGTGCACTccttatttaatagattaacaGGCtccaaaaaattttaaaaaagtctcacaaattttatacaaaaaatctaaatttctcaattgtttaattatttaaacctttatatttattaagggaattatttaaacctttatatatttattgaaggaaaaaataaatttattttaatacagGAATAATTGTGTTTAAAATTGTTGAAGATAAATCATGTGAATTTTGTACGACTATTAACacttctttttttgtcaaaataccaccatgtaatattaatataattctttttcattttaaaataataacttaaTATTTTGACTTTATATAATAGAATTATACTATCCTTAAAAACAAATAGAATTATactaaaaaatatcataattgatataattattgaatgatatctaaaataattatatttttctcataaatttataaattatcgGTCAACtgttatgtgtgtgtgtgtgtgattttaaataatatcttattaaattaaatgttataGATAAATATTATTCTATGTTTTTAATATCAAGTAAGGGAGTTATCTTTTaagtcaaattttaaattttatttttggaaaactTACATGTTTACTTAAAGAGTATTATCTCTCTctccgtgagcttagttcagttgactaaggataatgcataatatatgcaaggtccggggttcaaacctcggccaccacaaaaaaaaaaaagtatcatctccgtattttattataagttgtttttatattttcacacatattaaaaatgtAGTTAATATatgaaagagaaattataagtgattttacaaaattatcccttATTAAtgatttgagaaagaaagataaatgtTAATGAGTTCTCTAAGACACTCTTTAAGACCTTTAAATGAtaactttttatgaaattatgtgtaatcaatgcattgaaaatcgaaatatttgaattttataaaataatttcttcttttagaaTCCTTAATGAATGTCCGGAGGCACCCGTTAACAAAACTCAGAAAGAGATTAAAAGAacgaaaagaagagagagtaataaatgataaaaagatatgatagaatttttttttattattattaattatgcaTTTGAATAGTAAATcgacttaaaaaaaattaatcttaacAAGAAAGTAATTATTAATGATGCATTGGAGTTATAAAGCAACTTATAAACATTATTAATGATGCATTAGAATTGTAAAGCGACTTCTAAAACCTACATTGgtatattttgtcaacaaaaaaaaaaaaacctacattgatatatttatattaaaatgtgGAACTCGTTAATCTTGACAAGaaagtatatatgtatgtaaGATTAATCAAGGCATAACCTACCTAAATTAAGATAATGGTACCCCAAATTTGCAAGTCCTGATGACACCATTGCATCAGCTGTGATAATTAAGAAACCATAAAATAAGTCTAGATTAGTATGTCTAGAATTCggagatattatatatatatatataatggtgTAAATTTAAAGTTGATGACAATAATACAGTTAATTACCTGTTTCACGAACTATACTTTCATTAACATCACACCCAAAATGATTCCAGCTACTCCACCTGAGAGATTCATACTACATATTATTGtcgtgaattttttttttgaaagattattatCATGAAAATTATCGTCATGGGTTTAGCATTTATActaatatattttcatgaaaaaacttgaaaattcgCATCACATAAATATCTTCaaagtttattttaattcattgcATGTATAATGTATTTGTGTACATATAGCAATACTATTATTTTAATACAtatcactgttttttttttggacaagatATCActgtttttttataattataatcttatatattcatttaataatgaaCTAATATGAGAATatataataaagtaaaaagataaatgGTATAAAATGTAGGTTTTAGAACAACAATATAAGATAAAGTTGAACGATGATTTTAGGGTGTTATGTATGAGTAAGGATGGTctttatttgtcaaaataaatgAAGTACGTAATTtgaagagagatagacacataaGGTTGATAGTGAATTCTATCATTAAATGGTTTCCaccattattaattattttatatttttttcaaacttattTGTGTCTTTAACTctccaaataaaagaaattgataagTAAGATATTAACTCGTCATGTACTATCTAGTTGTAGACaataatcaatcaataaataaaaataaagttggaTTGAATATCACAAAATTTAGAGCAATATTAACACATTAttcgatcactattataagcaaaaattcactttttagattcattcaacaaatgatgtatgtggtctagaccacatacatcatttgttgaatgaatctaaaaagtgaatttttgcttatagtAATGACTCAAGCGGGTACTAGTCTAGatgaaaaaccaaaaaattgataataaagaGTAACTTACCCCATGGGGGGTGTCAAACCAAGTCCATTTTCTACAAGATATCTCCTAATTACCTTCTCCTTGGACATGGTTTTGTTACCTAATAATCGAGCATATGTTGATGGAACATTTGCATTCAATAGCAAAATGATATGCAACACAAACATCATAGCCATGAGTCTAATTGCCATAGTGATGcaaattaatttaaatgtaAATGAATGTTTATATGTatgcgtgtgtgtgtgtttttgaataaaaaaaagtgcTAAGTATTGAAGAGTTTATATATGTATTGTAATGTGGTCCAATACAATAGAAAAAGTGTACTATTGTATTGAAACCAAATAAAGAAAAGCAGAGGAGTGTGAATGAACTGAAGATGTGCATTCCATATTTATAGACTAAAGTTTGGATGCCCTAATTTAATGCAATGAATGAGCTTGTCTAGTGGATACATACatacaaaaatatgtttctatCCAAACACATCCTCAAACCAATGGATGATGCATCCATCATGTTTGTTGctatccttttctttttattttccaaaactgaAAAATGTTGAATTCAATGTTTATACTATATTACAACCGAAATTTCGGCTACGTATGAATAATGAATAATGATCATATATTGCTTTTTCTTTCGTAAGATGTCTAGATAAATAAATAGTGTCcaatttaaaggataaataaatCTAACTAAGATTTAGTtggtcaaggaagttgttactagATGATTTTCTTCATGGGTAGGACTATCCAGTGGCTGAAGAATTAATTACTTCGGTATTGAATATATACAACTTGTTTCATTTCTAATGTCtttattattatagaaaatataGAACTAGctgaataagtttttttcaaTTGTATAGATATCTggtttacataaaaaaatttaaatcaactTTAGAAATAGTGTGCGattgtgtgtttgtttgttaaaaaattattgctAAATAGAAGAAATGCCAATAGTCATTTGAGAGCTCATATACACAAAAGTAAAAGAATTGGGATTTTAAGTTCGATCACAGCATTCAACCTAaagttttttgaaatttttatcaattgaattaaattttatggactatacaataaataactaagtGTTAGCTGAATACAGCAAACAGTTGACTTGCTCCTTGAACTGAGTTAtgtctactccctccgttcccaatttataagtaaatttgtcttttagattcattcaaataatgatgtatgtggttcataatatgaatcatatacatcattaattgaatgaatctaaaaagtcaaatttacttataattgaAAACGGATGAAGCATTTAAAACTTGATTATTTGACCTAAAAAACTTGATTACTGGTTAAGAaagtaaatatattaattattgcattgaaaattgtgtaatcaatagataaaaagttaaaaaagtgtctttttc is from Medicago truncatula cultivar Jemalong A17 chromosome 1, MtrunA17r5.0-ANR, whole genome shotgun sequence and encodes:
- the LOC25484541 gene encoding alpha-galactosidase, whose amino-acid sequence is MAIRLMAMMFVLHIILLLNANVPSTYARLLGNKTMSKEKVIRRYLVENGLGLTPPMGWSSWNHFGCDVNESIVRETADAMVSSGLANLGYHYLNLDDCWAELNRDSEGNMVPNTATFPSGMKALADYVHNKGLKLGIYSDAGTLTCSKRMPGSLGHEEQDAKTFASWGIDYLKYDNCENNGISPKERYPPMSEALMKSGRSIFFSMCEWGWEDPATWAKSVGNSWRTTGDIEDNWNSMTSIADSNNKWASYAGPGGWNDPDMLEVGNGGMTTEEYRSHFSIWALAKAPLLVGCDIRAMDNTTYELITNSEVIAVNQDKLGVQGKKVKSTNDLEVWAGPLSENKLAVILWNRSSSNATVIASWSEIGLEPEAIVDARDLWEHSTQLFVSKEISAEIDSHACKMYVLTPTS